Proteins from a genomic interval of Chloroflexota bacterium:
- a CDS encoding cytochrome b N-terminal domain-containing protein, with protein sequence MRFVRAGSLGEWLEERAGTTTLGRTLFLRNVPLGVGLLYTLGFAALFVFTLQLVTGVVLALYYAPTPDHAYESVSYINDRVAFGRLVRGLHHWGSSAMVVLVGAHLVVVFTLAAYKRPREVTWLLGVGLLALTLAFSFTGYLLPWDEKAYWATSVGTNMAGTIPLIGDFVLRLARGGTELGAAALTRFYALHTLLLPGALISLLVGHVALVIWHGVSVPPTLWNAEQAAAERLREEEATRGYRPDAARYAFFKQAGRPFWPDIIVEDLTIAVVVFLVLLGLAMVFGAPLEAPADPTNTAYIPRPEWYFLFLFQLLKYFPGQLEWVGVVLLPLLAFVALVLLPFLDAGSERRLSKRPMASGVAVLLAGGIGFLTTAAMLTTPPAGVEEHGVRLTAMQVLGRTQYRQYCAGCHGASGEGTAEAPSLVGEGKRRDANYIHSYIEEPQRMSRTAIMPAFLGQLSHEDVEEVAQYVMSFSEGSK encoded by the coding sequence GGCTTCGCCGCTCTCTTCGTGTTCACCCTGCAGCTGGTGACCGGCGTCGTCCTGGCCCTGTATTACGCGCCGACTCCGGACCACGCGTATGAGAGCGTGTCGTACATCAACGATCGCGTCGCCTTCGGCCGCCTCGTCCGCGGACTTCATCACTGGGGCTCTAGCGCGATGGTGGTCCTCGTGGGCGCGCACCTCGTCGTCGTGTTCACGCTCGCCGCCTACAAGCGCCCGCGGGAGGTGACGTGGCTCCTCGGCGTTGGGCTCCTCGCCCTCACCCTCGCCTTTTCGTTCACGGGCTACCTGCTCCCATGGGATGAGAAGGCGTATTGGGCGACGAGCGTTGGGACGAACATGGCCGGGACGATCCCGCTGATTGGGGACTTCGTTTTGCGGCTCGCGCGCGGGGGCACTGAGCTGGGCGCCGCCGCTCTCACGCGCTTCTACGCCCTCCACACGCTTCTCCTTCCGGGCGCGTTGATCTCGCTCCTGGTCGGCCACGTCGCGCTGGTGATCTGGCATGGCGTGTCCGTGCCACCGACCCTCTGGAATGCCGAGCAGGCTGCGGCGGAGCGCCTTCGCGAAGAAGAAGCGACGCGGGGTTATCGGCCCGACGCGGCCCGCTACGCATTCTTCAAGCAAGCGGGGCGCCCGTTCTGGCCCGACATCATCGTCGAAGACCTCACCATCGCCGTGGTGGTGTTCCTCGTGCTCCTGGGTCTGGCGATGGTCTTCGGCGCGCCGCTCGAGGCGCCAGCCGACCCGACGAATACCGCATACATCCCGAGGCCCGAGTGGTATTTCCTGTTCCTCTTCCAGCTCCTCAAGTATTTTCCCGGTCAGCTCGAGTGGGTTGGGGTGGTCCTGCTGCCGCTCCTGGCGTTCGTGGCGCTCGTTCTCCTACCGTTCCTCGACGCGGGAAGCGAGCGTCGCCTCAGCAAACGGCCGATGGCCAGCGGTGTGGCGGTCCTACTCGCCGGGGGAATCGGATTCCTTACCACCGCGGCGATGCTGACGACGCCGCCGGCCGGGGTGGAGGAGCACGGCGTCCGCCTGACGGCGATGCAGGTCCTCGGCCGAACGCAGTACCGCCAGTACTGCGCCGGTTGCCACGGCGCGAGCGGAGAGGGGACCGCCGAGGCGCCATCGCTGGTCGGTGAGGGCAAGCGCCGCGATGCAAACTACATCCACTCCTACATCGAGGAGCCGCAACGGATGTCGCGCACGGCCATCATGCCCGCATTTCTGGGGCAGCTCAGCCATGAGGATGTGGAGGAAGTGGCGCAATACGTCATGTCGTTCTCGGAGGGGAGCAAATGA